Part of the Novosphingobium sp. ZN18A2 genome, CTGAATTTCTCGACGGGCATCGATGCATGGATGCGCGCGGTTTTCGCCTGCAACCAGTACATTGACGAGCAGGCGCCCTGGACCTTGCGCAAGACAGATCCGGAACGGATGCGCGCCGTGTTGCTTACCCTGTATATGGCTATCCGCGATCTCACCATTGCCATCGCGCCGGTCGTCCCGGCCAGCGCGGCGCGTATTCTGGATCAGCTGGGCATCCCGGCTGACGAGCGCGTCTATGCGGCGTTGGCCGACGCGGAATGGTATGCGCGGCGCGTGGCCCAAGGTGAGGCACTTGCGGCCCCGTCACCGGCATTCCCGCGACTGGAACTCCCGTCCGAGGAAGCGACTGCCTGATGCTGATCGATTCCCACTGCCACCTCAATTACAAGGGTCTCGTCGAAAACCAGGCGGGCGTGCTGACCCGTGCGCGCGAAGCCGGCGTTACGGGAATGCTGAACATCTCGACGCGGCAAAGCGAGTGGGAGGCCATCGTCGCCACCGCACGGCGCGAACCCGATGTATGGGCCAGCATCGGCATCCACCCGCACGAAGCGGATGGCCATCCAGACCTGGGCGCGGCCGCCTTGCTGAAGGCGGCGGACGATCCGAAGGTGATCGGGATCGGGGAAACCGGGCTCGATTATTATTACGATCATTCGGACCGTGACGCGCAGCGCGCGTTGTTTCGCGTTCACATCGGCGTTGCGCGCGAAACGGGCTTGCCACTGATCATCCACACGCGTGACGCGGAAGACGATACCGCCAGTATCCTTGCCGAGGAGATGGAGAAGGGGGCCTTCCCGGCGTTGATCCACTGCTTCACTGCGTCCGCGGGGTTCGCGGCCAAGGTGCTGGATATGGGATTGTCCATATCGCTTTCGGGAATCGTAACCTTCAAGAATGCCAAGGACTTGCAGGCGGTTTCTGCGGATGTGCCGGAAGACCGGCTGCTGATTGAAACAGACGCGCCGTTCCTGGCCCCTGTTCCGCATCGCGGCCAGGTTTGCGAACCGGCATTCGTTGCCGATACTTGCCGCTTCGTCGCCGGTCTGCGCGGCGTTGAAAGCGATGCACTTGCTGAAAAGACAGCGCGCAACTTTGCGGGACTTTTCAAGAAAGCCGGCTTGTGAAGTTGATCATGCTCGGCTCGGGCACGTCGACAGGCGTGCCGCGGATCGGCAACGACTGGGGTGATTGCGATCCGGCGGAACCGAAGAACCGCCGCACGCGCGTGTCGATAATTGTGGAAGGCGACGACGGCGCTCGCCTGCTCGTCGATACGTCACCCGACTTGCGCCACCAGCTGCTGGCCAACGATATCGACCGGATCGATGCGGTGTTCTGGACCCACGATCATGCAGACCACTGTCATGGCATAGACGACCTGAGGCCGTTTCGCTTCGGTCGGTCGGCGCCTTTGCCGGGGTATGGGGTCACCGAAACCGTCAGGCGACTGCGCAATCGCTTTGGCTATGTATTTGCAGGGCAGCACGGCTATCCGACGATCTGTTCCATCGACAACCTCGATCGTTTGAAGATGATTGGCGGGATGTCCGTTGCGCATTGCGTTATGCCGCACGGTCCTGCGAAATCGACCGGATACCGCTTCGAACAGTCTGGCAAGTCTATTGGATATGCCACTGATTTCAGTGCGATAACCAGTGAGATGGTCACTTTGTTCGAACGATGCGACCTTCTGGTTGTCGATTCACTTCGGCGCTTGCCGCATCCAACGCATGCTAATCTGGAAATGGCGCTGGAACTGGTCGAGGCATGCCGCGCAGGACATGCGATCCTGACGCATCTCGACAAGTCTATGGATTATGCGACCTTGTGCCGGGAATTGCCGGCGCATGTCGAGCCGGGATACGACGGGTTGCAAAGGATCGTTTGAACATGTCGCCATGGCTTCAGATCACCGCCTTGGCGATGGCTCTGGTGATCGTGCTTGGCGGTTTCCGGTACCGGCGGATGCGCTTTGAAAGCGTAGCCTGGATGTCGGTGGCGTGGTTGGTGATCATTATCGTTGCAGCGCTGATTTTCACGCGGTTTGGCTGGTAGGGGGCATTGCACCCTTCTCGTTGGACGACCACCCGCTCTTTACATAATACTTATTATCATCCTTATTTGCCCAAGGAATGAGAGGGCGCCTGGCGGCCCCTCTCGGTCCCCTATCGACTAAAACCGATCGAACAATCGCCACGCGGCGGACGGGATCATCCCAGCGTTGCCTGCGCTGCGGCCAGGCGCGCGATCGGCACCCGGTATGGCGATGCGCTGACGTAATCGAGCGCGACCTTTTCGCAGAACGCGATGCTGGCCGGATCGCCGCCGTGTTCTCCGCAAATGCCCAGCTTGATGTCCGTTCGCGTCTTGCGACCGCGTTCCGCCGCCATTTCGACCAGCTGGCCGACCCCGTCGATGTCAAGGCTGACGAACGGATCGCGCGGGTAAATGCCCTTTTCGACGTAAGGCCCAAGGAACTTGGCCGCATCGTCGCGGCTCACACCCAGCGTCGTCTGCGTCAGGTCATTGGTGCCGAACGAGAAGAAACGCGCTTCCTGCGCGATTTCGCCTGCCATCAACGCGGCACGCGGCAGTTCGATCATCGTGCCGACCATATAGTCCAGCGTGTGGTCCTTTTCGGCAAACACGTCCTTCGCCACGCGATCGACAAGCGTTTTCAGGATTTCCAGCTCACGCTTCGTCGCGACCAGTGGGATCATCACTTCGGGCACGATCGCTTCGCCGAATTCGTCTGCGACATCGCAGGCCGCCTCGAAGATCGCGCGGGCCTGCATCTCGTAGATCTCGGGGAACGTGATGCCGAGGCGACAGCCGCGATGGCCCAACATGGGGTTGAATTCGTGCAGTTCACCCGCGCGCCGCTTAAGGTGATCGACACCCAGACCGGTGGCTTCCGCCAGTTCCTCGAACTCCTCGTCACCCTGCGGCAGGAATTCGTGAAGCGGCGGATCGAGCAGCCGGATGGTGACCGGCAGGCCGCGCATCACTTCGAAGATCGCGGTGAAATCGGCGCGCTGTTCGGGCAGCAGCTTGGCCAGTGCGGCGCGGCGGCCCTCTTCCTTTTCGGCCAGAATCATCTGGCGCACGGCAAGGATGCGGTTCGCATCGAAGAACATGTGTTCGGTGCGGCAAAGGCCGATGCCTTCCGCGCCGAACTGGCGCGCAACCTGGCAATCGGCGGGCGTTTCGGCGTTGGTGCGCACTTTCATGCGGCGGTGCTTGTCTGCCCAGCCCATCAGCGTGCCGAAATCGCCGACGAGTTCGGGCTCGACCGTGGCCACCCGGCCCATCATCACGTCGCCGTTCGAACCGTCGAGCGTGATGACCTCGCCTTCCTTGATCTCGCGTCCGCCGATGCGCGCGGTGCGGCTCTTCATGTCGATCGACAGCGCCGATGCGCCGGAAACGCACGGGCGCCCCATGCCGCGCGCCACCACGGCCGCGTGTGACGTCATGCCGCCGCGCGCGGTAAGGATGCCCTTGGCCGCGTGCATCCCGTGAATGTCTTCCGGGCTGGTTTCCACGCGCACCAGGATCACCGCTTCGCCCAGTTCGGCGCGCTTTTCGGCGGTGTCCGCGTCGAACACGACCGCGCCCGATGCCGCGCCGGGCGACGCTGGCAAGCCGCGCGTCAGGATATCGCGCGTCGCTTCGGGGTCGAGCGTGGGGTGCAGCAACTGGTCAAGCGCCATCGGATCGACGCGCTTGATGGCCGTCGCTTCGTCGATCAGCCCTTCCCCGGCCATGTCCACCGCCATCTTGAGCGCGGCCTTGGCGGTGCGCTTGCCGTTGCGGGTTTGCAGCATCCACAGCTTGCCCTGCTCAACCGTGAATTCGATGTCCTGCATGTCCTTGTAATGCTGTTCCAGCAGCTCGAACACGTGGGCAAGCTCGGCATAGGCGTCGGGCATCGCCTCTTCCATCGAGAGCGGCTTTGCATTCGCCGCCTCGCGCGCGGCCCTGGTCAGGTATTGCGGGGTGCGGATGCCGGCGACAACGTCCTCGCCCTGCGCGTTGACCAGCCATTCGCCGTAATAGGCCTTTTCGCCGGTCGCGGGATCGCGCGTGAAGGCAACGCCGGTGGCGCTGGTTTCGCCCATGTTGCCGAACACCATCGCCTGCACGTTCACCGCCGTGCCCCAATCGGCCGGGATATCGTTCAGCCGGCGATAGACCTTCGCGCGCTCGCTTTCCCAGCTTTCGAACACCGCGCCGATCGCGCCCCAAAGCTGCGCGTTCACATCCTGCGGGAACGGGCTGCCCTGCTCGTCCTGGACGATGGCCTTGTATTCCTTGACCAGCTTCTGCCAGTCTTCAGCCGACATCTCAACATCGGCGAAGTAGCCATTGTCTTCCTTGGCAATTTCTAGCGCATCTTCGAAGCGGTGATGGTCCAGCC contains:
- a CDS encoding TatD family hydrolase, with protein sequence MLIDSHCHLNYKGLVENQAGVLTRAREAGVTGMLNISTRQSEWEAIVATARREPDVWASIGIHPHEADGHPDLGAAALLKAADDPKVIGIGETGLDYYYDHSDRDAQRALFRVHIGVARETGLPLIIHTRDAEDDTASILAEEMEKGAFPALIHCFTASAGFAAKVLDMGLSISLSGIVTFKNAKDLQAVSADVPEDRLLIETDAPFLAPVPHRGQVCEPAFVADTCRFVAGLRGVESDALAEKTARNFAGLFKKAGL
- a CDS encoding MBL fold metallo-hydrolase, with the protein product MKLIMLGSGTSTGVPRIGNDWGDCDPAEPKNRRTRVSIIVEGDDGARLLVDTSPDLRHQLLANDIDRIDAVFWTHDHADHCHGIDDLRPFRFGRSAPLPGYGVTETVRRLRNRFGYVFAGQHGYPTICSIDNLDRLKMIGGMSVAHCVMPHGPAKSTGYRFEQSGKSIGYATDFSAITSEMVTLFERCDLLVVDSLRRLPHPTHANLEMALELVEACRAGHAILTHLDKSMDYATLCRELPAHVEPGYDGLQRIV
- the ppdK gene encoding pyruvate, phosphate dikinase, with product MNEYVFHFGGGATSDDPRSRDKTITGGKGANLAEMASIGLPVPPGFTISTEVCTLYNQNGKTFDDALRAAVEQGVKHVEKATGRTFGDAKNPLLVSVRSGARVSMPGMMDTVLNLGLNDETVEGLAAGSGDPRFAWDSYRRFIQMYSDVVLGLDHHRFEDALEIAKEDNGYFADVEMSAEDWQKLVKEYKAIVQDEQGSPFPQDVNAQLWGAIGAVFESWESERAKVYRRLNDIPADWGTAVNVQAMVFGNMGETSATGVAFTRDPATGEKAYYGEWLVNAQGEDVVAGIRTPQYLTRAAREAANAKPLSMEEAMPDAYAELAHVFELLEQHYKDMQDIEFTVEQGKLWMLQTRNGKRTAKAALKMAVDMAGEGLIDEATAIKRVDPMALDQLLHPTLDPEATRDILTRGLPASPGAASGAVVFDADTAEKRAELGEAVILVRVETSPEDIHGMHAAKGILTARGGMTSHAAVVARGMGRPCVSGASALSIDMKSRTARIGGREIKEGEVITLDGSNGDVMMGRVATVEPELVGDFGTLMGWADKHRRMKVRTNAETPADCQVARQFGAEGIGLCRTEHMFFDANRILAVRQMILAEKEEGRRAALAKLLPEQRADFTAIFEVMRGLPVTIRLLDPPLHEFLPQGDEEFEELAEATGLGVDHLKRRAGELHEFNPMLGHRGCRLGITFPEIYEMQARAIFEAACDVADEFGEAIVPEVMIPLVATKRELEILKTLVDRVAKDVFAEKDHTLDYMVGTMIELPRAALMAGEIAQEARFFSFGTNDLTQTTLGVSRDDAAKFLGPYVEKGIYPRDPFVSLDIDGVGQLVEMAAERGRKTRTDIKLGICGEHGGDPASIAFCEKVALDYVSASPYRVPIARLAAAQATLG